The Setaria viridis chromosome 9, Setaria_viridis_v4.0, whole genome shotgun sequence sequence aaggatgccatccctcaacattactctcctcctctcgcactaaccaaagcatcagctatcctagtgcgaatggtattcatggtatcctcattctccacatcgtcactatcatctccttgtatttgtctcataccacatgtatgttgtaccaagtaatcctcatcatcatcacatctcttgaactccttatcacacaaattgctatcacgaataaaattatgcaatgcaagacaagctataatgatatgtttctgagtacgaggtgagaaacttggcatgtccttcaaaatacgtcacttctgctttaagactccaaaagacctttcaatgacattacgaagagatgaatgcaaAAAATTGAACATCTCGTACTTTCCTTGAGGAGGCCCCGAACGATGCTGAAATTCTGGTATATGGTATGTGCTTCCTTTGAAAGGCGCAAGATACCCAATTCGGTTTGGGTAACCTGAGTCCACGAGATAATACTTTCCTACAAAATCAGTGGTTAaggtacataataatacaaatattgctaatttgttgaaaaaaccatgtatacctttaggaggcatgggaaatgaaggaaaatttgccaatgcatgattgaggatacgtgtgtcatgtgcagaacccggccacccggcaaccgcaaaggtgaacctcatatcaaagtcacaaatagctagcacattttgagatgtatatccatgacGGCATTTGTGGTTAACAACTTCGTCCACTGGTACTACCACTTTGACATGtgaaccatctattgctccaattgcgcctttaaagtatggccaaaaacggtcctctctcaccctttcatgctccGTAGAAAAAGTAGGATCTCTCGGCTTAATATTATCCTTAGCTAACTTGCGCAAACATTTCAACACTTCGTGAAATTTCATGTGAACTGTCCAAAGTGACCGTGTGAAACgattttcagcttgtgaaaaagattgtggtccTCCGATGATCCATAAGAACATTGCCAATGACTCAATAGACGAAATATTGTTGGTTGAGGTTAATCCGTAAGTAGAGACTAGCAAATTATGAAGTTTATCGAAAATCTCGGTGCTCATCcgaaacatcttataaaaatatatcgGACGTGACATACACCTCATCACCCATTGAATTCCAATTTCTGACGTTTCCTGTATTCAGCTTTGTGCAAATACCGCTCAGTATACAAGTTGCCCATTTCTCCAATAGCACTAGCATGCTGTGCAAGTTCAGCTAGCAGTAGTAGTCCTTTTTGTCCTCCTTTAGCCACATCTCCCAATCTATCATCCATCTACATGAGACATTAGTACattaataattaaatacaaCAAATATCTTGACAATACTAAATGAAAAAGCTCAACATAACACACTAATAGATAAATAATGTTTCAATATAGGGTAACAAATTATGGTTCAACATAGGGAAATTGTTGTCACATATGACAATAAATAATTTGACAAACATGGAAACAAATCAGTGGCGCTTCATCAACTCCTTTTCTAGCTCCCTCTCAATCAAATCCAGTCTGCCTTTTGCTGTTTCTAGAGAGCTAAAGAGCTCCCTAAATTCAGGTTTAACAATTAGGGAAGCGGCTGTGTGCATTAGAGCAGTTCCTTCTTGCACCCCACATTCTTTCACAATCTTCATAGTCTCTGTAATGGTAGGAACTAGGTTAGTTGaaggagctgatgatgcttcaacacttgtggagatcctctctgcagcattttctatcttcaaacaagTGGACTTGTACAAATGaaagaatgggctcttctcatccttctcttcaacacCAATAGAGGTCTTCAAACAAGTGGACTTGTACAAATGaaagaatgggctcttctcatccttctcttcaacacCAATAGAGGTACCCTTGCGTTTCCTTTTTCCTAGGTTCACTGTCATATCCTTCTGCGTAGGTTTCACTACCTCATCCACATTCTCATCACTTGCCTCATCGGATGATATATCTCCAGGACAGGATGCAGAAGACCCAGTTACATGTGCCTTGCCAAACAAGATATGCAGGTCATCAAGAAACTTGGGTCCTTATTTTCGAAACTTAATATGGTGGCATTTGATTCCTTTCTCATGATTGTTGCATCTCtacaattagaaaaaaaattagcaaggCACACCATAACAAAGAATGGGAAGAATATAAGCAAGGTGTTCGTCCCACCATTCGTCTGAGCAGTCAACAGTTTGTTTTGCCTCATCCCATCCAAGACCAGTTGCACAATTCTTGAACTCCATAAACGTGACATACTCCTTTTTCAGAAGATGTAACTTATTCTtcaattattatttttcttgtatcactggatttttctgcaaacttggaaacagCGTTCTTCCAACCCGTAGTAGTGAACATTCCCATCGGCCTATTCCctgcttcaatctcttctttgcaaGCATCAATCAAATACCTTAGAAAGTATCACCCCAATCCACCTTATCACCCATTCTTcaaccaatcaaagaaaactCATAAGAACTAAGCTAAGACATAACTATGAAGCCAACTATCCAACTATTAAACTAATGagaaataaataagcatagatgtCAAAGTACAAACGTTCATCCATTATATAGTTTTGAATTATCACTGATAGTAGAGAAGTGCTTTATCTCATAAGCAGGCTATAGTGGATGTTGATAGGTAAGTCAAATACTAGTACAATACATATAAAAAGTTCCCCTCTCAACTTCTGACAAAACAACCGAGGATGCCAGCAACAACAAATGAGATTTATCTCAGAAAAGAAACAGTAAGAGGCCAGTACAATTGATTGTTCATACCTCAAGAAATTCCTTTTCGCAGGTAGcttcctatttgattttgtgttgtaaTTGTACCTGACAACATAAAACAATTGAATTAGTGTAAATAATTTATACGAAACAAGTgttataaattataaaaaaattagttGATACATACCTTGGGTGTATATGCTCCTGGTCAGTCACCAGGAGCAGGGGCAGGAGCCGGCGATGGGGGGCGCTGGCAATGGGGCACCCTCCTGTTCAAGGGGGCGGAGGGCGCTCAGGGGGGCGCTCAgggcccggcggcgggcggccggcgtcgGGGGGCGGCGATGGAGCCCCGGCAGCCAGggaaggcggcgggcggcggggggcggcgatggggccccggcggcgggcgtcaggaggaggaggcggccatcagggggctggcggcgggcctcaggggggcggcgacgagagcccggcggcggccgttaGGGGGGCGGTGGCGAGCGTCGGGGGGACGGCGATGGGGGCCCGGCGGCAGCAattagggggcggcggcggccgtcagatggcacggcgacggcgacggcggcccggCGATGGGGGACGGCGGTGGGCGtcacggggccggcggcggggcccaaTGATGGGAGCGGCAGCGAGCGTCGGGGGGGCGGTGATGGGGCCTGGCGGCGGCAATTAGGGGGCGGTGGCAGCCGTCAGATggcccggcgacggcggcccagcgatgggggacggcggcgggggcccgaCGATGGGGGTGGCGGactgtggtggatccacttcggattagcttgattaaacagggttaagccgcctaacatgcgacacccatgcctaagccaagttaacacgaagtgccgtcagatttcaactgattaaccacttgaacaggaccatttagcaaacccacacgaaggtgagcggttccagcgaatacaacaagtccaccgagttaacaacttaaccgtttagtttggttatgaaataaacatcagagttttacaatgttcaaaagaaaaacaacagaaggtaaatccactagcggaagcagaacatcggggtcggacatccctggtgaggccaaccgggacatcactgatccctctcctcgccgtccgaggagggatcccactcgaccgtccaacccggagggagctggggcggccaagtgccaacagaggagggctcgggagcagcaactttacctgaaaaacaggagccacaacaaggctgagctactaagctcaacaagacttaaccgacagggagtaactactccaccacttctagacatgcaaggctctttggctgaggggggggtttgtttgccaagaagcactacgtaaaaccctattttcaagttttagctccggttctaagttcattgtccggtctaagttttgcaacctattctaagcaatcatagaaccaaccaaaaggtatatacatcatcaacaaaacaatgtcatcattagattccttatttactcagggtgacatagcgatcaagcagtctcaaactgtgagaggcagacgaatcgattcgagtttcttaaccatgcatgacggacctaatctcacgacatccgcgcaccacaagggccgcttcctgtgtcggccgtccccatcaattcccaggcgcgtgtcaggtccaaacttcccttggcatgcaatgctccacagtcccggcctctaccgtactgtgatcgcacttgcacccacatgatgcaccatgggaacctcgttccagggacagcaggggtataagccgcgccctagttcaatcaggtactaggcttccccatcccatactaggtatgagattagtaccttcaaacacttgatcacgaacaccaccactgtcgggccttagcaagtttcataaacagacggggtgatcaaccgaccaccaaagagttacccaaaaaccctgccccgtccatcgtccttacagttgtaacagaagggtagacatccaactcctacaactcgcgagtgacaggaaatcactcggcttttaccgtctcctatttaagcaaggcatctactcggtccaacagctagtgttcagatcatgggagctaagtcatgcatctagggttgcaaacaactcctatacgtaaatgcacaaacaaaaagcagaaggcatgcgcaagtttggaaaaacaTAGGGgttttcatgcatccggggcttgccttcaagcaaagaggaagggaaccgctcgacttctggggcagcttcggcttctgggggcaggagctcggctacagcttcgtcttctggcgccgggtgcagctcgtagtagccgtcggcgagacgcagctctacacgaatgcaatgcattagttagtatagacggttatttcaacagcaacacttgcaagtctgagcccagaaacttgcgacaagatacaggagggtgggaagttcaatggagttgatggagatcaagaggtaagggtcggaggaaaggaacttatgatctgacccttaatctagaggatttggtgggCTAGGGTTCCTCAGACTCAATGCTgaagggtccccaagttttacacatacaccctcggttcgaagaaaaaggatacagccgagtcctcgggcgatgCGGAAAAGGgttggcggaacagacagggtcgggcgagacggaaccagggtcgggcggataagaggggtcgagcgaagcggacaagggtcggacgaggcggaaaaaggtcGGACGAACAAagggggtcggacgaggcggacaaggggtcggcagcttaccttcgtcttacaaggagagcttggggtcgggaagaagcagacttgggcggagggactaaggctttgaacagcggcgaggtccggcagtgctccggcggcggtggtgcttcttgtggatcacaagtaagctcttacgcagcacggaggagcaagcggctgggtggattggagaAAATGGTGtggagctgagaggagagttcctcagggacttagtgtggtggcgctgggagctcgaacagggagcaagagaaatggcagctagggcaaggggaactccggcggggcttgcgcattcccttttatagcggcgcgggagtgagaaggggagcggcgcgaaggccggggaagaagcaatggagtgctctgcccgggcggcgattgagcgacgagggcggtagagcaggacttcggggatgacgccagcggtcattgggctctggcgtcaaggcggcgcaggcgcgggtttgccggtggttgagatttggcggaggcgggcgtcgtcgtgcggtggagctgatggaagtgaccgggataacggcgctaggaacgagggcgcacaggtgagaagacaggcggccgcgggcgcgcgggcgagcacggagcaacagattgtcgggcggcttctgacagggcgggaaaaggagctgtcgctgccatggtcgaggttggcggaggaggaatcgtcgggtagcgaagaccaggcggcgcgactgtggggaggtgacggaaaagacgggcgacatcgggctctgcggccagGATCTggagatgtgatgatgggcgcgggcgtcgaggtgctgcagaaaggttgcagaggggcttccgctgcgattggggaagggggcgcgagaatccattcggtcgcgggccgaagacgaggcggagcggcggacgtcggaggagtcgagccacgcggcgggggaactctgaagcgggcatgcaactcgagtgcgcctgtggtggaggatctgggggaaaagatctcgtgggtccaccggtcgaaccgaagggaggtgttgggggatgactcagaaagatccggcgggtgagttggtgtcggcggggtcggaactggaggccagcggagaggggtcgggtctcaggggtcgggaccggactggaggttgatcacttcggcttggaaagctaagacaggtgatcaggggctcggattaagattaactcggaagatttaggggtcggtcgtcacacggACGGCCgttagggggcggcggcgcgaggcctgGCGGCCAGGGGAGGCGGACGGTGCGACGGGTGGCGAGATGGCGCTGTGCGGGTGAACGGGGGAGAGGAGAGGTCTGGTTGTTTTCGCGTGCGGGAGAAAAAATAGATCTGAAAGGGTACATCATAaacagtggcaggtgggtaatttttggccccaaaagcacttgaaagtagGGGGAGAGGTTCTTTTGGATTTGTACTACTATGAAAGctgcttttgggcaaaagcatcAATGGTTTTGGaaccctttggttggcttttgacttttgcaaaagaaaaagcAGGTtgaaaagcccaaccaaagggagCCTATATATGATCTGATCTCGGCAGCAACTTTTGCCTCCATCTGAAAACGGTAGGATGTAGCATGTGAAGTCCAATTTCACTATCAAAATCCAGATTGTCTTGACGATCAGGACTAATGGTTTCTGGTTGTGCTTTGTACAACAAACACACGTTGATGCAAATGCAACTGATCTCAAACAAAATTCACTCGAAAACAGGACCACTTGTAAAAGCTGCTTCTAACAATCATCAGACTGATGAGTACAAGAAGCAAACTAAGTAATAAGGTAGCcaaaaaacaaaataagtttctgCACTAAGAAGTTATTGCCTTCCAAAATTAGCAGAAATGCTCAATGCATAGCACAGCACACTAATCCTTGATCACCCTTGTGTAAATACCACCACAACACAGATTTAAGGCCAACGACTAAAAGCAGTGCTGAATGAAAGGACGACAGACTAATTCTTCCTTTCAACACCTTATTGAAGAGAAATAAGCAGCGTTACAAAAAGTTCCTGCATTATCGATCACGTTGCTGATGTCAAGCAATAGCATTTgcatcatcatcttcaccacAGCCACCTGTCATGAGAAATTTAGATAAATGAGCACTGAGTGGTGGAGTTCCTTGAGACAAAAGGTGGCCATAGCCCCCACTTGGTTTGGCATTTTCTTTAGAAGACAATAAATACTAACAAAAACACCAATTCTTTCAGTCACTTGAAGGCTAAGTCACTTCATTAAGCTAAATAATATGCAGTTTTACATAATTGGCGAGAATTAAATTTCCAAGTGATTGACAATTATCAAAACTAAAAGGCACTAAATTTCCAGGAAGAGCAACACCTAGGAAATGACTGGTGTTGGCAATTGGAGTTTCAATTCCTTGGGAGCATTTGGTGCATCAGTCACATGAAAGATTATAGAACATTTGATTTTtgcatttcaaaaaaaaatcaatggaaGATCTTGTGACCCTCCCTTTACCTAACATTTAGCTTAGGGCCAAGGCTTACAATATGTAAACTCATAATCCACCCAAGCATTTGCATGAGCATGACAGACCGTTTGATTTCATTGTCGATAGGACCTACATATGTTACATTACATCCTGACCAGCTGAATTTTTATGGCGCATCTGTATTATGTGGCCAGTGGCTGGGAAATAAAGAACAATACACTGAAATACACCATTTTTCATGAACAAAGAGGAGCATGGAAGACCATGATCCAAAGTCCAAGAACAAGTCATTCCCATATAAGTAAGAAGCCAATGCCCAGTCATGCAGCTTGCGCTGCAACTGCCATCAGGCCATGTTGAGAAAGAGGAAAACCTATCTTGGGTTTAACAGACATATCATCATCCATATCCTCTGTTGTTAAGTGGCATTGCCAGATCATAGCAAGGAATGTAAAGGGTTTCAGATGTTTATGTAGGTAACgtcgttttctttttccgttTCTTCCCAATTTGAGTACCTTATGGGCTCAGCCTTAGTTTTGATGAGTTCTCAAGACCCCATCATCTGTCCATAACAGGTGCAATAAATAGATAAATTCCTAGGCATGCTTAGACAATTTCAAGAATGTAGTTTCATGTTACCAACCGAATTATCATCCACAATGAACACTGATATAAATTTCAAATACAGAAACCTGAACTAGACCACAGATAGACAGGGGACGCCAGTACCTGGAGTGCAGAAGCTGATGTAAGGGAAAATGCCGTTGACATTAACGCCCCTGAATAGCTTTGTGACCCGATTGGAATTCAGATTAATCATGAAACATACACCATGGGTATGCACAAAAATGACACCAACTCTGCCTGCAAAGCCAGACACAACCATCGAAGTTGGATGAGCATTAACGTGGAGGAGTGTATCTAGCTCAATTACTCTCCTTTGTGCCCATCCTTCAGGAGCAACCACCCTCGACCAAATGTAGAGGATTACATTTCACACAAGCGAATCCCAGGCCGCCGTCCTCCATAGCAGTGGGGACTTTGCGACTATGCCAGCATTCCGATGGTACCCCAATCAGGGACATTTTGTTCGTTCCCAGATCATACTTGAGGATACTTTTATCTGGCGTGTCGAAGTAGAGGGCACTTCCCACAAGAGCACACGGCCCCAAAGTGACACCACGACATCCGCCGAGTAGAGCAGAGCTGTGATTGCTCCAAGCACCGGACTTCGATGAGTACACGCAGGTCTGTACCAGCTCGAAGGTGCTGGCCACAAAGACGACGAGGAAGTGTCCGTGGTGGCATTCCAGATGGTCGCAGGTGCGGTCCGCAGTGGCGGCGCAGAGCACCGCGGTGTTCCAGTTCAACGTGTCATGTTGAAGCCACTGGCGAGGCAGATCGGGCAGTTGCCGCTGCTTGTTTGTGATGGGATCCCACACGACGAGGCCGACGAAGCCAGTGCGACGAGGCCACGAATcttggaggaggacgcggccgtggcgagcGTCCCGAACGAAGTCTCTACGGCTGGGCGGGcggaaggaggtggtggagacGAAGAAGCGGCCATTGATAATGGCGCCGTCAGAGAAGACGCCGAGCATGGGGGCAGATCGGTGGAACCTGCGGAATCTGCGGCGGCAGTGGGGATCGGTGACGAGGCGGTACCAGCGCTTGCAGacgagcgcggcgcgggcgaggctcGCGGGGTCGTCCGGCGGCAAGCGGCAGAGGATCTCTTCGACGATGTCGTCCACGTCCatcagcggtggcggcggagaacTCGAGATCGCGCAACGCAAGCGAAGTGCGAGATCGAGAGAAACTGGGCAGATGGGCCCGGTTCAATCAGCTTGAGCCTTTGAGGGGTGGCTCCGCTGGTGGGGCCAACAGAGCTTTTCTTTCCTCGGTAACAAACAGCAGAACTGGAATGGATAGATATGACAGGTGATgtggccaggagcccaggactgCTAAAATCGTCTCTGAACTTCATTCTCGTACACAAATTCGTGGAAGCGCCCCAGAAGGCAAGAACAAAGCAAAACGTTAGGCACCAGTCCAAGTTAACTAAGACAGGGATTAACATTTTGCAACTCATTTTCATCTCCATTACCagcacacttgagcatacataCGGTTACTCTAGTCTCGCCATTGTGCATTCCACCAACACCATCTCAACACCACACTATTTACTCACAACACTCTAGTTACTACTCACCAAAATGAGGGCAAGAACTGTAAATAACCTACATACCACAGTCCCGCTCCACAGAAACCTCGTGCTACAAGGCATAAATAAAAGCTTCATTGCAACTAGCAGCACATGATTATGCACAATACTTCTGAGATCTGGCCCCAGCTTAGTGTTGTTGAGACTGAGCAGGTGCCAGAAGTCAGAAGCACCTATCATAAAGATGAGCTGTCGAGCTGCATATACACACATTACACAGCACAAACATGACGTAGCATACTAAGACCTGACCTCAGCACCAACCTTGCTCCCATCTGAAATCCTGAGGTTGCAGAGCAATGCATCGCGGCCTGTAAGCACGATCTGGAAGAAGTCCCCAACCCGCTTTGACAGCGAGTCCAACCCCAGCCGGAGCCCTTTGGCGCTTTTCGACATGCTGGAGATGCAGTTCAGCAGCTGCTCTCTCCTTTCCAAGCCAGTGATCTCGCTGCCGACACCAGCGGACTGATTTCTGTTATCATCTTGCTGATTTCTGTTATCATCTTGGTGTCCACCACTGGTTCCCTCAAGCACCATCAATTCTTTTGTATGGCTGATAGTCTTGCCATCCTCCTTAATGTCGGCTGTATCTATTCCATCTTCTTTAGTAATACTCTGAAGCATGATTACTTCACGCTCACGGCTATTGTCCTCAGTCAGCTTAAGATTATCCTCATGGCCTCCTTCCTGGGAGGTAGTATCTGACATGGCCACTTCCTTTGAATGACTAACAGCATGAACCAGACTGGCATTATCCTCTTCAAGCTGAGCAGCACTAGTCAATGCATGCAGCTGTCTAGCACATACCTCAACTTCCTCCAGCTCTTTTACAGCTGCAACACGATCTCCGGATAGTTGCCTGCTAAGTTCCCCACTTATGGCCTTATGGAGATCATTGAAGGCTTTAGACCAACCAAATTTCTCAGGGACATTGAACTCCATCAGCGGCTTTGAGCTTCCCAACAGTACGGCTACAAGCACACTGCAGATGAAGACCGTAACGGCCTCAATTCCATACAATGCCCGCATGAGAACCTTCCCCTTAGCAGAATGCTTAACCTTCATCAAGCAAAGGTTCCCAGAAAGCTCCTGTAATGCTGTCGAGCAATTATCAAGCCTCGGAGACCTCTCGCTTGAGCGCTCCATCCATTCCTTAAGCGACACCTCAGCTCTCTTCAGTTGCTCTTGTGACGGCACTTGGTTTCCAGAGTCCAACACATGCAGGACATACTGCACTAGCAGCTGCCCTTGATCCAACCGAGCAAGCTCAGAGCTCAATGCGATGCAGATGTCCAGCAGCTTCACACTGCTGTTCAGATAAATGTCCACCCATTTTTCGTCCCAATCCGAGACAGGCAGCTCAAGCTCGGTGATCAGGGTCGCTATGTTGGTGTGCAGCTCCGATAAGCAATCCACCGCAAGCCTCATCCATGACAGGGTGAGCACACTTGAGGCAGCCTCTGGCTTGAGCTTCCTCAAGCTCGAGGCTAGGCCATCCTCGTACGACGTGAGCACCTCGGTCAGCTTCGGCGTCAGGCGGGCTCCTCTTGGAAGGATCATCCTGAAGGGGTTCCCGACGGGGAAGAAGGACCTGTGCCCGTCGTGTGCGCGGCTCATCTCCGCTGCAATCAAAGCAAAGCTTCAGTTCAGGAATTCACAGCACAAACACAGCAGGTCAGAAGCAAATCTTTACAACACGAAATAACATATAAGCTCTATGGACACAAACACCACACGTGATGTTAATAAGCTAATAGCACTCTGCAGTGTGAAATCTACCCACGCTTGGTATCTTTCTGGAAGATTCTTCCTCGATTCGGTTCAAGGACAAGCCTTCACTCAAGCTACAAAACCCTAGTGATACTCCTAGCACACTTGAGCGCACTACATCAGCAAGCGCGGTACACCAGGAAGTTGCCTACCGCGTCGGCGCCTCATACCCTAAACGCACTAGAGTACTACACTAGCAAAAATTGCGGGGCTATTAGAACGCGGCCATGCGAGCCTCTGAATACAATAGCATATCCGCAGGATCGAACAAATCACAAGCCACAGCGAATCTACTGCCCACAGATTCACCTCGACTTTCCCCAAATTTGAGCGAAATCTACCGCTCCCC is a genomic window containing:
- the LOC117839035 gene encoding uncharacterized protein; amino-acid sequence: MDVDDIVEEILCRLPPDDPASLARAALVCKRWYRLVTDPHCRRRFRRFHRSAPMLGVFSDGAIINGRFFVSTTSFRPPSRRDFVRDARHGRVLLQDSWPRRTGFVGLVVWDPITNKQRQLPDLPRQWLQHDTLNWNTAVLCAATADRTCDHLECHHGHFLVVFVASTFELVQTCVYSSKSGAWSNHSSALLGGCRGVTLGPCALVGSALYFDTPDKSILKYDLGTNKMSLIGVPSECWHSRKVPTAMEDGGLGFACVKCNPLHLVEGGCS
- the LOC117839034 gene encoding UPF0496 protein 4 translates to MSRAHDGHRSFFPVGNPFRMILPRGARLTPKLTEVLTSYEDGLASSLRKLKPEAASSVLTLSWMRLAVDCLSELHTNIATLITELELPVSDWDEKWVDIYLNSSVKLLDICIALSSELARLDQGQLLVQYVLHVLDSGNQVPSQEQLKRAEVSLKEWMERSSERSPRLDNCSTALQELSGNLCLMKVKHSAKGKVLMRALYGIEAVTVFICSVLVAVLLGSSKPLMEFNVPEKFGWSKAFNDLHKAISGELSRQLSGDRVAAVKELEEVEVCARQLHALTSAAQLEEDNASLVHAVSHSKEVAMSDTTSQEGGHEDNLKLTEDNSREREVIMLQSITKEDGIDTADIKEDGKTISHTKELMVLEGTSGGHQDDNRNQQDDNRNQSAGVGSEITGLERREQLLNCISSMSKSAKGLRLGLDSLSKRVGDFFQIVLTGRDALLCNLRISDGSKVGAEVRS